From one Mytilus galloprovincialis chromosome 13, xbMytGall1.hap1.1, whole genome shotgun sequence genomic stretch:
- the LOC143057361 gene encoding uncharacterized protein LOC143057361: protein MNLNNFQIKQSFLNFISQAEINRVVKDNKFHSTSDKGFWFESAVTCIVSFLSGLQHTPTTRDKVKQRVKKRIYNQQSYQKTKQIAEANGVSVKKCQSVAVKRNLTYPIETPPTNTKQPRKSSPVHSSPVLSSPDRSSPVRSSPVRSSPDRASPVRSSPVRSSPDRSSPVRSSPVRSSPDRASPVRSSPDPASPVSPSAVRSSPVHSSSSRSSPGQPVTLSSPEAVGSPETTKSLNPQDIISSPASTSSSVTTRVKVFKNSSGVTFHIQDTVCIVRGKNSCDYAKVTSVWNTKVDITYLKKTAKGLKTWIVSHDKPYTDSVHINTIFFSFGKAEWSSDIHCTIKDKLAKLFE, encoded by the exons ATGAATTTAAATAATTTCCAAATTAAACAAtcttttctaaatttcatttcACAGGCAGAAATTAACAGAGTAGTTAAAGATAACAAGTTCCACAGCACATCAGATAAAGGGTTTTGGTTTGAATCTGCCGTTACCTGCATTGTTAGCTTTTTAAGTGGCCTCCAACATACTCCAACAACAAGAGATAAGGTGAAGCAAAGAGTAAAGAAAAGAATTTATAACCAACAAAGTTACCAGAAAACCAA ACAGATTGCTGAAGCCAATGGTGTCAGTGTTAAAAAATGCCAATCTGTAGCTGTAAAAAGAAACTTAACTTACCCAATTGAAACACCACCAACAAATACCAAACAACCAAGAAAATCTTCTCCAGTCCATTCATCTCCAGTCCTTTCATCTCCAGACCGTTCTTCTCCAGTTCGTTCATCTCCAGTTCGTTCATCTCCAGACCGTGCATCTCCAGTCCGTTCATCTCCAGTTCGTTCATCTCCAGACCGTTCTTCTCCAGTCCGTTCATCTCCAGTTCGTTCATCTCCAGACCGTGCATCTCCAGTCCGTTCATCTCCAGACCCTGCATCTCCAGTCAGTCCGTCTGCAGTCCGTTCGTCTCCAGTACATTCTTCTTCAAGTAGATCTTCTCCAGGTCAACCCGTCACGTTGAGCTCACCTGAAGCTGTTGGGTCACCAGAAACAACTAAGTCATTAAATCCACAAGATATCATATCATCACCAGCATCAACTTCATCTTCTGTCACAACAAGGGTTAAAGTCTTCAAGAATTCTTCTGGTGTAACATTTCATATTCAGGACACTGTTTGTATTGTCCGTGGTAAAAACAGTTGCGATTATGCAAAGGTAACAAGTGTTTGGAACACAAAGGTGGACATAACTTACTTAAAGAAGACAGCTAAGGGCTTGAAAACATGGATCGTTTCCCATGACAAGCCATATACAGACAGCGTTCACATCAACacaatctttttttcatttggGAAAGCAGAATGGTCGTCCGACATTCATTGTACAATTAAAGATAAGCTAGCCAAGTTGTTTGAATAG
- the LOC143056116 gene encoding uncharacterized protein LOC143056116, giving the protein MSSDSKRHCCMCNTCNGKFVNIKTFRLHCKNAHDEHINNLADVQNFSDVDHLYNLQKSQEKDVYQTPLFDGSSRTIFDAIAEHMLIFSTNNGMSKAALTECLQHEKHILPQPNLLPATYKEALNIIKPLLMPIIQYKCCINDCKCFPINDDVRNCSVCNELLHYKDSNRCRKTYNYMPVVPRINRWYGTKNLAKLIHADKVKINGQLSDYTDGKIFIDQMKHGIFKDSDVSSCVPLALFTDGVNPNKNTAALKSMWPIILTWITLPQDIRYVLGPMMLLGIVPGHGRKEPKSLDPYISILVDELLVNMESKMYDSHKEAPVTVKIALLQYLCDIPAFSKLLHLSGQAALRSCVFCKEDGVRSNTLNKTLHVCNRQFLPADSPLRLDSKSFAIKSAINSTRPESFTNEEEMAARREFDQKPNKNQKTNFQKQTGVKGIHPLTSLPYFDRLKQMQTDGMHTISDVISNILDLISGKTDTIKVRNCEKQYQRFEETWPNMKRKAPDAPCAKPSKQRKKTQLPKPKSTPTSLEEAPTIPEAPTIPEAPWSLSKLKIKVADKRAGSIEYPKGFDYTPADHFTRQWTLRTMHGKQQFVTYNVAAWCLRGLLGHQQEQTLFQLFTVLSRLVKPTFMKDEIPSLIADTHLAVALLERDFPLTLQNLTTHLLHHISEGYNDFGPLYDRWLYPLERANSWITRQIVQHGHEESTVMQTYRIYDWSVFNLLSGTVKQETTDRQTSLRRIVKKICNSEEDLLKTNKHSSKTMLPTDHIKIIKEKYCKIFSNSDIEMCDIDPVVESIQTTTRYDKTKRKDIFFATESHQISARSCDFIIHTRDPSKVFGKIKKLYRHSFRNNVYTWVLLDRFPLAEQCGLFWFSENKTLMTNLCLLSDISDPLVSAVEEDNRWFLNV; this is encoded by the exons ATGTCATCAGACAGCAAGAGACATTGTTGCATGTGCAACACCTGCAATGGGAAATTTGTGAACATAAAGACCTTTCGTTTACACTGCAAGAATGCACATGATGAACATATAAACAATTTGGCAGATGTGCAGAACTTCTCTGATGTAGACCACCTTTACAATTTGCAGAAAAGCCAGGAGAAAGATGTTTATCAGACACCACTTTTTGATGGATCTTCAAGAACAATATTTGACGCAATAGCAGAACATATGCTAATTTTTTCAACGAACAATGGCATGTCAAAAGCAGCTCTTACAGAGTGTTTACAGCATGAGAAACATATCCTTCCACAGCCTAACCTTCTTCCAGCAACCTATAAAGAAGCACTTAATATCATCAAGCCACTTCTGATGCCAATTATACAGTACAAATGCTGCATTAATGACTGTAAATGCTTCCCAATAAATGATGATGTCCGCAATTGCTCAGTGTGTAACGAACTGCTACATTACAAAGACAGTAATAGGTGTAGGAAAACTTACAACTACATGCCTGTTGTTCCTAGGATCAACCGCTGGTACGGTACAAAAAATCTTGCAAAACTTATACATGCAGATAAGGTGAAAATAAATGGCCAACTTAGTGACTATACTGATGGTAAAATATTCATAGATCAGATGAAACATGGTATTTTTAAAGATTCTGATGTATCTAGCTGTGTACCACTAGCTTTGTTCACAGATGGAGTTAATCCAAATAAAAACACTGCAGCCTTAAAATCGATGTGGCCTATCATTCTTACTTGGATAACTCTTCCACAGGATATCCGCTATGTCTTAGGTCCAATGATGTTATTGGGAATCGTACCAGGTCATGGACGTAAAGAACCAAAATCTCTTGACCCCTACATATCGATTCTAGTTGATGAACTACTTGTGAACATGGAATCAAAGATGTATGACTCCCATAAAGAGGCACCTGTAACTGTGAAGATAGCTTTGCTGCAGTACTTATGCGACATCCCTGCTTTTTCCAAGCTGCTGCATTTATCAGGCCAAGCTGCATTGAGATCCTGTGTGTTTTGTAAAGAAGATGGTGTCCGAAGCAACACACTGAACAAGACTTTACATGTATGTAATAGGCAATTTTTACCAGCAGATTCACCACTACGACTTGATAGTAAATCATTTGCCATAAAGAGTGCAATAAACAGTACCAGACCTGAGTCTTTCACTAATGAGGAAGAAATGGCAGCAAGACGGGAGTTTGaccaaaaaccaaacaaaaatcaaaagacaaattttcaaaagcaaACTGGTGTAAAGGGTATCCATCCACTTACTTCACTACCATATTTTGATAGACTTAAACAGATGCAGACTGATGGCATGCACACTATCTCTGATGTCATCAGCAACATCCTAGACTTGATAAGTGGCAAGACAGACACCATTAAAGTTCGTAACTGTGAGAAACAATACCAACGATTTGAAGAGACATGGCCAAATATGAAGAGAAAGGCACCAGATGCACCTTGTGCCAAACCATCAAAGCAGCGCAAGAAAACTCAACTGCCAAAACCCAAATCTACTCCCACTAGTCTTGAAGAGGCACCTACAATACCAGAGGCACCTACAATACCAGAGGCACCATGGTCACTTTCCAAATTAAAAATTAAGGTTGCAGACAAAAGAGCTGGTTCAATAGAATACCCAAAAGGTTTTGACTACACTCCAGCTGATCACTTCACCCGACAATGGACTCTGAGAACCATGCATGGAAAGCAACAA tttgtgacctACAATGTAGCTGCCTGGTGTTTGAGAGGACTACTTGGACATCAACAGGAACAAACCCTTTTCCAACTGTTTACTGTTCTTAGTCGACTGGTTAAACCAACCTTCATGAAAGATGAAATACCATCATTGATAGCAGACACTCATCTTGCTGTGGCATTGCTTGAAAGGGATTTTCCACTCACTTTACAG AACTTGACCACCCACTTACTTCATCACATTTCTGAAGGCTATAATGATTTTGGGCCATTGTACGACAGATGGTTGTATCCATTAGAAAGAGCCAATAGTTGGATTACAAGACAGATCGTGCAACATGGTCATGAGGAGTCAACAGTTATGCAAACATATCGt atTTATGATTGGAGTGTGTTTAATTTATTAAGCGGTACAGTTAAACAAGAAACAACTGATAGGCAGACATCACTTCGACGAATTGTCAAGAAGATATGCAATTCAGAAGAAGACTTGCTAAAAACCAACAAACATTCAAGTAAGACAATGCTTCCAACTGATCACATCAAAATAATCAAGGAAAAGTATTGCAAAATATTCAGCAATTCTGACATTGAAATGTGCGACATTGATCCAGTTGTAGAATCAATACAAACAACAACAAGATACGACAAAACCAAAAGAAAGGACATTTTCTTTGCCACAGAGTCCCATCAAATTTCAGCAAGATCATGTGATTTTATAATTCATACAAGAGATCCTTCAAAGGTttttggcaaaataaaaaaattgtacagaCATTCATTTAGGAACAATGTGTACACCTGGGTACTGCTGGATCGTTTTCCATTAGCAGAACAATGTGGACTATTTTGGTTTtctgaaaacaagactttaatgaCAAATCTTTGCCTGTTGAGTGACATAAGCGATCCACTTGTTTCTGCTGTCGAAGAGGACAATCGTTGGTTTTTGAATGTATGA